The Candidatus Komeilibacteria bacterium CG_4_10_14_0_2_um_filter_37_10 genome contains the following window.
GTATTGGCAAACAGTAACAGAAATTAATAATTTCGGATTTGAGATACAAAAATCAACCAACCTTATTGATTGGGACTCTATTGGCTTTCTTGCTGGTCACGGCAACAGTAATGCACCTAAAGACTACTATTACCACCCAAGCAATCAACTGATTGATAAAAATACTTACTACCGATTAAAACAAATTGATTCTGACGGAAAATCTCAATACAGTAAAATAGCGCAAGTAGTATTTACAGTCAACCAATTTCAATTGCAGCAAAATTATCCTAATCCATTCAATCCGACAACAATTATTGCCTACTCTTTAGCTAATGATTCTCAAGTAGACCTATCAGTATACGATTTACTAGGACAGAAAATGAGTAGTCTCATTAGTCAGAGACAGGGCGCAGGAATCTACCAAGTTGAATTCAACGGAGAAAACCTGCCCAATGGTATATATATCTATCGGCTAAAAACCGATCAATATACCCAGACAAAGAAAATGGTATTAACCAAATAATTTAATAACAGCTCAAAATTGGGCTGTTATTTTTATTGACAATATGCCTAAATTTTACAGAAAAATGGCTAAAAAAGCAACTTTTTTCGACCCGCGGGGTTGATAACAATTTGCTATTGACAAAAGTAACGATATGTAATATATTGTTATATTAATTGAAAATTAACAATAAAATATCAAAAGGAGTAAAAATGAACTTATTTCCTATCTATCGTGCTCTCAAACCTTACAAAGAACAAGGTTATAAAGTAATTTATATCAACCTTGTGTGGATTTGGGTGATATTGAGCATTGGTGTTTCTGCTTATTTTAGCTATTTCCATATTAATGGCAAAATAAATGAGTTTCAATGGATGGAAAAAAACTATGCTCACTACCAAAATCATCTAATAAAATTTAAAACACCCCCAGCCCTTGATGCCATACTAAAAAAAATAATAATAAGCCATGATACCATCTATAACTTTCCAATTGCGGGTTATTACCGAGTTAAGCTTGACTCAAACTCATATACATTACCCTTTAGTAAATTAATACTAAACAAAGCTGCAGCTTCTAACTCGTGGTTTTTACAAGTGCAAACACAAAATTTACAGGGTGCAGTTGTTATTTACAATAGTGATTGGCTAATATACCACGATCTAGATTTGAGGCAACTCTTAAAAGAACAAATCGGAAATTATTGGCTATACTTCAAAGCCCAATCACAATTTAATGATCATAAAATTTATGCATCTTTAACCTGGGAACCTAGTTGCTTTCGTATCTACTTATTAAATGGTTTCACATTGATAATATATTGCATAACAGTATTATGTGGCTGTGGCTTAATAATTTTATTTTTCACGAAATCACTAACGCAACACCAACGGTTTGTGGTAGAATCTCTTACCGAGCATTCGGAAAAAATTAAAAAATACTTAATTGGAAATAAAAGAGTAATTTTCTGGAAATGTATAGAACGAATTTACTATAAATAATTTCGTTTTTTCTCTCAAATACTAAACAAAATAACCACTGTCAATGACGATGGTTATTTTTTATTTCCTAATTTTTGCTCAATTATTTCTTTATTTCTTCCTTAACCTTTTGCCAGATGTCTTGCTTGATCTGAGCAATCAATTTTTGATTCTGCCTGAGAAAATCTTTGGCATTCTCCCGACCAACACCCAGTTTCTCTTCACCATAAGCATAGCTATTACCATTCTTAGCAATAATACCTTTTTCCACTCCCAAGTCTAGCACGTCACCGGGAATAGAAATCCCCTCATTGTACATAATATCAAATTCGGTTGCTTGAAACGGCGGTGCTACTTTATTCTTTACTATTTTCACCTTGACCCGATTACCAATAAACTCCTCGCCTTTTTTAATTTGCGCCGCGCGTCGAATCTCAATACGTACCGAGGCATAGAATTTCAAAGCCATGCCACCGGTTGTGGTTTCCGGATTGCCAAAATAAACACCAATCTTCATTCTTGTCTGATTGATAAAAACAACAACGGTTTTTGATTTAGAAACAATACCGGCTAATTTACGTAGGGCCTGACTCATTAATCGTGCTTGCAAACCCATGTGCGAATCACCCATATCTCCTTCTATTTCCGCTCGCGGAACCAAAGCCGCAACAGAATCAATAACTATCACGTCAATGCCATTGGAACGAACCAATGTTTCCACAATATCTAATGCTTGCTCGCCGTTATCTGGTTGCGAGATTAATAATTCATCAACATTAACTCCAATTTTGCGGGCATAGTCAGGATCAAGAGCGTGTTCAGCGTCCACAAAAGCCGCAGTTCCACCTTGTTTCTGTACCTCGGCTACAATGTGTTGTGCTAAAGTTGTTTTACCAGATGCTTCCGGGCCGTAAATTTCAATAATTCTACCCCGTGGCACTCCGCCTACTCCCAAAGCAATATCCAATGATAAACAACCAGTAGAAACTGCATCTACTTGCAAAATTTTGGCTTCACCAAAACGCATAATTGCGCCATCGCCAAACTTACTTTTTATTTGTTCAATAGCTGTTATTGCTGCCTGTTGTCTAGGACTTGCGGCATTTTCTTTTTTTGCCATAATATTACTT
Protein-coding sequences here:
- the recA gene encoding recombinase RecA produces the protein MAKKENAASPRQQAAITAIEQIKSKFGDGAIMRFGEAKILQVDAVSTGCLSLDIALGVGGVPRGRIIEIYGPEASGKTTLAQHIVAEVQKQGGTAAFVDAEHALDPDYARKIGVNVDELLISQPDNGEQALDIVETLVRSNGIDVIVIDSVAALVPRAEIEGDMGDSHMGLQARLMSQALRKLAGIVSKSKTVVVFINQTRMKIGVYFGNPETTTGGMALKFYASVRIEIRRAAQIKKGEEFIGNRVKVKIVKNKVAPPFQATEFDIMYNEGISIPGDVLDLGVEKGIIAKNGNSYAYGEEKLGVGRENAKDFLRQNQKLIAQIKQDIWQKVKEEIKK